cgtccttcacctccttgttcctcaggctgtagatcagggggttcagcatgggaATTATGAGTATATAAAACACAGAGATGATCTTGTCTGGGTCTGTGGTGTAGCCGGAACTGGGTCGTAAATACATGAAGATCACAGTCCCGTAGAAAATTGTGACGGCCGTcaggtgggaggcgcaggtggagaaggttttgcaTCTGCCCTTGGCAGAGTGGATCTTCAGGATGGCAATGAGGATGTACATGTAGGAGAATAGTACAATGAGAATAGTAGTCATGACCACTATACTGGACAAGGTGAAATGCACCATGTTAGCGATGTGGGTGTCGGAGCAGGACAGCTTAAGGACtggggggatgtcacagaagaaatggttgatgaCATTGGAGTCACAGAAGGACAGGGTAAATATAAATGGAGTCTGAACAACTGCATTCACAAAGCCGCATATGTACGAAGCAACCACTAGTAATACACAAAGTCTCTTTGACATGACGACGCTATAGAGCAAGGGGTTACAGATGGCTATGAAGCGATCATATGCCATTACCGCCAACAGGCAAGCTTCATTGGTCAGAAAGTTACAGACAAAGAAAAACTGTGCTGCGCACGCAGCGAGGGAAATGGGTTTGGCCTGAACCACAAAAGTCATCAGCAACCGAGGAGCAACAACCGAGGAATTACCAACATCGGCAAGAGACAAATTGctgaggaaatagtacatgggggtgtggagtcgggAGTTGAACCTGATCAACATGATCATCCCTAGATTCCCCGCCAAGGTGATAACATAGATCATTAGGAACGACACAAAGAGGGGGACCTGAAGCTCCGGATGGTCCATGAATCCCTGGAAAACGAAGTCTATAACCACGGTGTGATTTCCCTCCGCCATTTCTTCCAACCATGATCTCCTTTACAGGGGAAAAGTGAAATGTGCAATTAAACAGGAGCCAAGAAAAGACCAAGAGTGGATCCTCCACACTCATTCTGACTTCCCTCGTGAAATATTGCACCAACCCGAGGCAGTGGGAATACATCAGGGGACAATCCTAGGGAATACACTGTTTGCATTACGTTCACACTGTCCACTACATCTCAGGCTTTGTCATGCTGAGAATTAGCGCATACTGTGTATTAAAGTGCATCCAACCTGATAGCCTATACAGTCAGAGGCAACAAAGAAAGGTAATGTTCCGTATGAAAAGGAAAGTCAATGAATATACAGAGAGACAAGTGAATGGTCTAGAGTTCATTCACTAGCCCTGCTTTTCTGTTCCTGATCCCACGGCCATCATTGGGAGCTCTGGGACTCCTCCCCTTTGAAAACTAGACCTGGAAAGAAATTTCAATTGCAGTTTTTTTTCCAGGAGaaatgcagattcagcaacacCAAAATCTTTTTAGTTTACATGACTTGTAAGTTTCAACATatccttcatttttttaaattaaacaatcatttaaaaatgctcaaaaggaaaacaaaactttttttttaacctgaaacattctgtttgaccctgattttttttactttaacatttgctgaaaatttcaaataaattccatgacccaaaatgatttttttctgactttttgaaATTGTTACAAACCAAAAAAtatgttattcacacagctctattgAAAACACAGGCCAGTTTAAATGCATtaactaaatatggatttagaccCCTAACAGTGGACATCTATAACAGAGATCTGTTATAAACCCACAGGGGTAACACATACTTTTTGCAGATGTGCATTATAACTATTTTCTCCCACACACTGCAAATCTTTCTACACGGCAGTGATGCTTTTAGCTGGCATAGACTAAAAGCCTTTTCCGTGTAGATT
This region of Chrysemys picta bellii isolate R12L10 unplaced genomic scaffold, ASM1138683v2 scaf2610, whole genome shotgun sequence genomic DNA includes:
- the LOC101950395 gene encoding olfactory receptor 5AR1-like translates to MAEGNHTVVIDFVFQGFMDHPELQVPLFVSFLMIYVITLAGNLGMIMLIRFNSRLHTPMYYFLSNLSLADVGNSSVVAPRLLMTFVVQAKPISLAACAAQFFFVCNFLTNEACLLAVMAYDRFIAICNPLLYSVVMSKRLCVLLVVASYICGFVNAVVQTPFIFTLSFCDSNVINHFFCDIPPVLKLSCSDTHIANMVHFTLSSIVVMTTILIVLFSYMYILIAILKIHSAKGRCKTFSTCASHLTAVTIFYGTVIFMYLRPSSGYTTDPDKIISVFYILIIPMLNPLIYSLRNKEVKDAFRKMINKKFCS